Proteins encoded together in one Telopea speciosissima isolate NSW1024214 ecotype Mountain lineage chromosome 6, Tspe_v1, whole genome shotgun sequence window:
- the LOC122663808 gene encoding major pollen allergen Ole e 10-like isoform X1 yields MEIAKAFNQALRFLPMAMAFWLCFAACTESRVVAKEGNKHGKEINTWCIVKPSTNEMKLRDNIDYSCKQVGVDCSLIAENGICYNPINLVSHASVAMNLYYKSVGKHHWNCYFNGTALIVTQDPSVGPCMYPV; encoded by the exons ATGGAGATAGCAAAAGCCTTCAATCAGGCACTGAGGTTTCTTCCTATGGCCATGGCTTTTTGGCTTTGTTTTGCTGCTTGTACAG AGTCAAGGGTAGTTgcaaaagaaggaaataagcAT GGGAAAGAGATTAATACATGGTGCATAGTTAAACCTTCCACTAATGAAATGAAGCTGAGGGACAACATTGATTATAGTTGCAAACAGGTTGGGGTCGATTGCAGCTTAATTGCAGAAAATGGAATTTGTTACAATCCTATCAATCTTGTTTCCCATGCTTCAGTAGCCATGAACCTCTACTATAAGTCTGTTGGGAAGCACCATTGGAACTGTTATTTCAATGGAACTGCTCTTATTGTTACTCAGGACCCTT CTGTAGGTCCTTGTATGTATCCGGTTTAa
- the LOC122663808 gene encoding major pollen allergen Ole e 10-like isoform X2, which yields MEIAKAFNQALRFLPMAMAFWLCFAACTESRVVAKEGKQGKEINTWCIVKPSTNEMKLRDNIDYSCKQVGVDCSLIAENGICYNPINLVSHASVAMNLYYKSVGKHHWNCYFNGTALIVTQDPSVGPCMYPV from the exons ATGGAGATAGCAAAAGCCTTCAATCAGGCACTGAGGTTTCTTCCTATGGCCATGGCTTTTTGGCTTTGTTTTGCTGCTTGTACAG AGTCAAGGGTAGTTgcaaaagaaggaaa GCAGGGGAAAGAGATTAATACATGGTGCATAGTTAAACCTTCCACTAATGAAATGAAGCTGAGGGACAACATTGATTATAGTTGCAAACAGGTTGGGGTCGATTGCAGCTTAATTGCAGAAAATGGAATTTGTTACAATCCTATCAATCTTGTTTCCCATGCTTCAGTAGCCATGAACCTCTACTATAAGTCTGTTGGGAAGCACCATTGGAACTGTTATTTCAATGGAACTGCTCTTATTGTTACTCAGGACCCTT CTGTAGGTCCTTGTATGTATCCGGTTTAa